One Paramisgurnus dabryanus chromosome 9, PD_genome_1.1, whole genome shotgun sequence DNA segment encodes these proteins:
- the LOC135769461 gene encoding protein C19orf12 homolog, with protein MPPRVDDVMKLCCELSANQQVKTTVKQSGKGAVAAGGLAFAGGLLGGPLGIAVGGAVGGLLGCWMTSGQFKPLPQVIMELTPDQQKRLYEDIAAILDSITWTDVAQLTALVMGNATLQQQVTAALLGYIQRELQSEVHYVD; from the exons ATGCCGCCACGCGTCGATGACGTGATGAAGCTCTGTTGCGAACTATCCGCAAATCAACAAGTAAAGACAACAGTGAAGCAGTCTGGGAAGGGGGCAGTTGCAGCTGGTGGTCTGGCTTTTGCAGGAGGATTATTAGGGGGTCCTCTAGGCATTGCAGTGG GTGGTGCTGTTGGCGGTCTGCTTGGATGTTGGATGACCAGTGGACAGTTTAAACCTCTACCCCAGGTTATCATGGAACTGACACCAGACCAGCAGAAGAGACTTTATGAGGATATTGCTGCCATCCTAGACTCAATAACATGGACTGATGTTGCACAGTTAACTGCCCTTGTAATGGGAAATGCCACACTTCAGCAGCAGGTGACGGCTGCCCTTTTGGGCTATATTCAAAGGGAGCTTCAATCTGAAGTGCACTATGTAGACTGA
- the LOC135773735 gene encoding cytochrome b-c1 complex subunit Rieske, mitochondrial-like, with protein MMSLAARWGSLSPYLQACGPLKALVPSVVNTGDVMMKSARPASLTGHLGARLAHTDIQIPDFSDYRRVEVMDPKKSSQDSGDARKAFSYLFTGATAVVGVYAAKTVVSQFVSSMSASADVLALSKIEIKLSDIPEGKNMTFKWRGKPLFVRHRTEKEIAAEQTVDLSELRDPEHDKDRVTNPSWVIVIGVCTHLGCVPIANAGDYGGYYCPCHGSHYDASGRIRKGPAPLNLEVPFYEFPDEDTVIVG; from the exons ATGATGTCCCTAGCCGCTCGTTGGGGGTCTTTGTCCCCTTACTTGCAGGCTTGTGGTCCTTTGAAAGCCTTAGTGCCCTCAGTAGTAAACACTGGAGACGTGATGATGAAGTCTGCTCGACCGGCTTCTCTGACCG GCCATTTGGGAGCACGTCTCGCTCACACCGATATCCAAATTCCCGACTTCTCTGATTATCGTCGTGTTGAGGTGATGGATCCCAAGAAATCTTCCCAGGACAGCGGTGATGCTAGAAAGGCCTTCTCTTACTTGTTTACCGGGGCCACTGCTGTGGTGGGTGTCTACGCGGCCAAAACCGTGGTGAGCCAGTTCGTTTCTTCAATGAGTGCATCTGCTGACGTCCTGGCCTTGTCCAAAATCGAGATCAAGTTGTCTGATATACCAGAGGGGAAAAACATGACTTTCAAGTGGAGAGGTAAGCCTCTCTTCGTCCGCCACAGAACAGAGAAGGAGATCGCAGCCGAGCAGACTGTAGACCTTTCGGAGCTTCGAGATCCCGAACATGACAAAGATCGTGTCACAAACCCTTCTTGGGTTATCGTCATTGGAGTCTGCACTCATCTTGGTTGTGTCCCGATCGCAAATGCTGGTGACTACGGTGGGTACTACTGCCCCTGCCACGGGTCGCATTATGATGCATCGGGGAGGATTAGAAAAGGACCTGCACCCCTCAACCTGGAGGTGCCTTTTTATGAATTTCCTGATGAGGATACGGTAATTGTTGGATGA
- the rxylt1 gene encoding ribitol-5-phosphate xylosyltransferase 1, with protein sequence MRLFKRKIAIIVVLAYAIFSLYAAYNVFFSKRVISRVHRVVKKGSATLDNGNVGDEAWNPWEEDERAYSIAVQKNRDAFRSYQDQIANSRPKRYKVHIWGKAAIGLYLWEHILEGPLNPPDKSSQWREGEIESGKIHFSFFTGPAVVQGHIALDTDSVVLVLNGRVQQKISYAIQWLQYVQGLVQAHTVSRVAVVLLGNEQCNNDWISSYLKRNGGFVDLLFLVYDSPWVNDKDIFQWPLGVATYRNFPVITLSSQMINSARPYLCNFLGTVYKNSSRETLMNILKQKGMEKECIMHAREKWLPQETTDTSRKYQMALAQSDLTLCPVGINTESYRIYEACAYGSVPVVEDVLTPGDCSASTRSPLRLLKDAGAPFIFLKDWRELSVILEKERGMSQKEKTERRMKLLEWYNAFRQQIKDKFTEVLEDAFFKVN encoded by the exons ATGAGATTATTTAAGCGTAAAATAGCGATCATAGTTGTTCTTGCTTATGCTATATTTTCACTCTATGCCGcatataatgtgttttttagtaAAAGGGTCATATCTCGTGTGCATCGAGTAGTCAAAAAGGGCTCTGCGACTTTAG ATAATGGGAACGTAGGTGATGAAGCGTGGAACCCATGGGAAGAAGACGAGCGTGCCTACTCTATTGCAGTCCAAAAAAATCGAGATGCATTCAGATCATACCAAGATCAAATTGCTAATAGCAGGCCAAAAAGATATAAAGTTCATATCTGGGGAAAAGCTGCCATAG GACTTTATCTTTGGGAACACATTTTAGAAGGTCCTCTCAACCCCCCGGACAAATCTAGCCAATGGAGAGAAGGGGAGATCGAGTCGGGAAAGATACATTTCAG TTTCTTCACAGGTCCAGCAGTAGTCCAAGGACACATTGCTCTCGACACAGACAGTGTGGTATTAGTGCTGAATGGCCGTGTGCAACAAAAAATCTCCTACGCCATCCAGTGGCTTCAGTATGTCCAGGGCCTGGTGCAGGCACACACTGTGTCCCGAGTGGCTGTGGTCCTTTTGGGCAATGAGCAGTGCAATAATGACTGGATCAGTTCTTACCTGAAGAGGAATGGAGGATTTGTGGACCTTCTGTTCCTTGTGTATGACAGCCCTTGGGTCAATGATAAAGACATCTTCCAGTGGCCGCTAGGTGTTGCCAC CTACAGGAATTTCCCTGTAATCACACTTAGCAGTCAGATGATCAACTCTGCTAGACCATACCTCTGCAACTTCCTCGGGACGGTCTACAAAAATTCCTCAAGGGAAACTCTTATGAACATCCTTAAGCAGAAAGGAATGGAGAAAGAGTGTATCATGCATGCTAGAGAGAA GTGGCTTCCTCAGGAGACGACCGACACTTCCAGAAAGTACCAGATGGCGTTAGCACAAAGTGACCTCACTCTTTGTCCAGTAGGAATAAACACAGAGAGCTATCGCATCTATGAAGCATGTGCCTATGGCTCTGTGCCTGTAGTGGAGGACGTCCTGACTCCAGGGGACTGTTCAGCCAGCACCCGGTCCCCACTCCGACTACTTAAAGATGCAGGAGCACCCTTCATCTTTCTCAAGGACTGGAGGGAGCTGTCCGTTATCCTGGAGAAGGAACGAGGAATGAGCCAGAAAGAGAAAACGGAGAGGAGGATGAAACTGCTGGAGTGGTACAATGCTTTCCGTCAGCAGATAAAAGACAAGTTTACAGAGGTCCTGGAAGACGCATTTTTTAAAGTCAATTAG